One window of the Streptomyces asoensis genome contains the following:
- a CDS encoding APC family permease: protein MTGTRVKGSNAGPPSSRWRTWLLEGLSEQTARHPGPHAAPQPEQKGHRWWRVMCLTGVDYFSTLGYQPGIAALAAGLLSPLATLVLIVLTLLGALPVYRRVAHESPHGEGSIAMLERLLPWWSGKILVLVLLGFAATDFMITITLSSADAAAHVVENPFAPHWMADGNEWITLLLVGALGAVFLRGFREAIDIAVPMVASYLALNLVVLGASAWEILTHPVRIGDWTDAMTAEHSSPWAMVGVAVLVFPKLALGMSGFETGVAVMPQVKGDPTDTYAKPRGRVRDTRKLLTTAALIMSCFLLLSSLATTILIPQDDFESGGPANGRALAYLAHEHLGEAFGTVYDISTIAILWFAGASALAGLLNLVPRYLPRYGMAPEWTRAVRPLVLVFMAAAVLITLWFNANVDDQSGAYATGVLVLMLSAAFASTVAVHRQGRRRAALGFGAITAVFAYTLVANVIERPDGIRIAAIFIFAILVTSFASRLRRAFELRVAEITFDEVAARFVDRAARHGPLQLIAHEPREHSTRAYRSKEWEQREHTPIPGGGPVLFLEVFVRDSSDFTADVTVRGDEKHGVRRLRVSGPTVPNAIAAVLLELRDRTGQVPHAYFSWTEGNPVGQLIRFLVFGDGEVAPVTREVLRRAEPDPGRRPRVHVG from the coding sequence ATGACCGGCACCCGGGTGAAGGGCAGCAACGCGGGTCCGCCGTCCTCCCGGTGGCGGACCTGGCTCCTGGAGGGGCTCAGCGAGCAGACCGCCCGCCATCCGGGCCCGCACGCCGCCCCGCAGCCGGAGCAGAAGGGCCACCGCTGGTGGCGCGTGATGTGCCTGACCGGTGTCGACTACTTCTCCACGCTCGGCTACCAGCCGGGCATCGCCGCCCTCGCGGCCGGTCTGCTGTCCCCGCTCGCGACGCTCGTGCTGATCGTGCTGACGCTGCTCGGCGCGCTGCCGGTGTACCGCCGGGTGGCGCACGAGAGCCCGCACGGCGAGGGCTCGATCGCCATGCTGGAGCGACTGCTGCCGTGGTGGTCGGGGAAGATCCTGGTGCTGGTGCTGCTGGGGTTCGCGGCCACCGACTTCATGATCACGATCACCCTGTCGTCCGCGGACGCCGCCGCGCACGTCGTGGAGAACCCGTTCGCCCCGCACTGGATGGCCGACGGCAACGAGTGGATCACGCTGCTGCTGGTCGGCGCGCTGGGCGCGGTGTTCCTCAGGGGCTTCCGCGAGGCCATCGACATCGCGGTGCCGATGGTGGCTTCCTATCTCGCGCTCAATCTCGTGGTGCTCGGCGCCTCCGCCTGGGAGATCCTCACGCACCCCGTGCGGATCGGCGACTGGACCGATGCCATGACCGCCGAGCACTCCTCACCGTGGGCCATGGTCGGCGTGGCCGTGCTGGTCTTCCCGAAGCTGGCGCTCGGCATGTCCGGCTTCGAGACCGGAGTGGCGGTGATGCCGCAGGTCAAGGGTGATCCGACGGACACCTACGCGAAGCCGAGGGGGCGGGTGCGGGACACCCGCAAGCTGCTCACCACGGCCGCGCTGATCATGAGCTGCTTCCTGCTGCTGTCCAGTCTGGCGACGACGATCCTCATCCCGCAGGACGACTTCGAGAGCGGCGGCCCGGCGAACGGCCGGGCGCTGGCCTACCTCGCGCACGAGCACCTGGGCGAGGCCTTCGGCACGGTCTACGACATCTCCACGATCGCCATCCTGTGGTTCGCGGGCGCCTCCGCGCTGGCCGGTCTGCTGAACCTCGTCCCTCGCTATCTGCCCCGCTACGGCATGGCGCCCGAATGGACGCGCGCGGTACGCCCCCTGGTGCTGGTGTTCATGGCGGCCGCCGTCCTCATCACCCTGTGGTTCAACGCGAACGTCGACGACCAGAGCGGCGCCTACGCCACCGGAGTGCTGGTGCTGATGCTGTCGGCGGCGTTCGCGTCGACCGTGGCCGTGCACCGGCAGGGTCGCCGCCGGGCCGCGCTCGGTTTCGGCGCGATCACTGCCGTGTTCGCCTACACGCTCGTCGCGAACGTCATCGAGCGACCGGACGGCATCAGGATCGCGGCGATCTTCATCTTCGCCATCCTGGTCACGTCGTTCGCCTCCCGGTTGCGCCGCGCCTTCGAACTGCGCGTCGCCGAGATCACCTTCGACGAGGTGGCGGCCCGGTTCGTGGACCGGGCCGCGCGGCACGGCCCCCTCCAGCTCATCGCCCATGAGCCGCGGGAACACAGCACGCGCGCGTACCGCTCCAAGGAGTGGGAGCAGCGCGAGCACACCCCGATCCCCGGCGGCGGTCCGGTGCTCTTCCTGGAGGTGTTCGTGCGGGACTCCTCCGACTTCACGGCGGACGTCACCGTGCGCGGCGACGAGAAACACGGGGTCCGCCGGCTGCGCGTCTCCGGTCCCACGGTGCCCAATGCCATCGCCGCGGTCCTGCTGGAGCTGCGCGACCGCACCGGTCAGGTGCCGCACGCGTACTTCAGCTGGACCGAGGGCAACCCGGTCGGCCAGCTGATCCGGTTCCTCGTCTTCGGCGACGGCGAGGTCGCCCCGGTCACCCGCGAGGTGCTGCGCCGCGCGGAGCCCGATCCCGGGCGGCGGCCGCGCGTGCACGTCGGCTAG
- a CDS encoding SixA phosphatase family protein, protein MNGPGGGTPPRRLVVLRHAKSAWPDGVPDHERPLAPRGLRDAPAAGRALAEAGCVPDLALCSTAARARGTWELAAAEWHTPAPVRFDPRLYGADVHELLEVVHETPAEVGTLLLVGHNPGLEELVLDLAGDGPADALDEVRLKFPTSAIAVLTWYGPGWRSLTPGTALLTSMTVPRGGKPQEG, encoded by the coding sequence GTGAACGGGCCCGGCGGGGGGACACCGCCGCGCCGGCTGGTGGTGCTGCGGCACGCCAAGTCGGCGTGGCCGGACGGCGTCCCCGACCACGAGCGGCCGCTCGCCCCGCGCGGCCTACGGGACGCGCCGGCCGCGGGCCGCGCGCTCGCCGAGGCCGGCTGCGTCCCGGACCTCGCCCTGTGCTCCACCGCCGCCCGCGCCCGCGGGACCTGGGAGCTGGCAGCCGCCGAGTGGCACACCCCGGCCCCGGTGCGCTTCGACCCGCGGCTCTACGGGGCCGACGTCCACGAGCTCCTGGAGGTCGTCCACGAGACACCCGCCGAGGTCGGGACACTGCTGCTGGTCGGGCACAACCCCGGCCTGGAGGAACTGGTCCTCGACCTGGCCGGGGACGGCCCTGCCGACGCCCTGGACGAGGTGCGGCTGAAGTTCCCGACGTCGGCGATCGCCGTCCTGACCTGGTACGGGCCCGGCTGGCGGTCCCTGACCCCGGGCACGGCCCTGCTGACGTCGATGACCGTGCCGAGAGGCGGCAAGCCGCAGGAGGGCTAG
- a CDS encoding CoA-binding protein: MHGDEATIRKILTGLGDTWAVVGLSTNRGRAAYGVAEVLQRFGKRVVPVHPKAETVHGEQGYASLADIPFEVDVVDVFVNGELAGAVADEAVAKGAKAVWFQLGVVDEAAYDRTRAAGLEMVMDRCPAIEIPRLG; encoded by the coding sequence GTGCACGGCGACGAGGCAACGATCCGCAAGATCCTCACCGGGCTCGGCGACACCTGGGCCGTCGTGGGCCTGTCGACGAACCGCGGGCGGGCGGCCTATGGAGTCGCCGAGGTGCTCCAGCGCTTCGGCAAGCGGGTCGTACCCGTCCACCCGAAGGCGGAGACGGTGCACGGGGAGCAGGGGTACGCCTCCCTCGCGGACATCCCCTTCGAGGTGGACGTCGTCGATGTCTTCGTCAACGGCGAACTCGCGGGTGCCGTCGCGGACGAGGCGGTCGCCAAGGGTGCGAAGGCGGTGTGGTTCCAGCTCGGCGTCGTCGACGAGGCGGCCTACGACCGTACCCGGGCCGCGGGCCTGGAGATGGTCATGGACCGCTGCCCGGCGATCGAGATCCCCCGGCTGGGCTGA
- a CDS encoding 4-hydroxybenzoate 3-monooxygenase, which yields MTTNSPSPHHTPVVVVGAGPAGLTVGNILRAASVDCVVLETESREFIERRPRAGVIEEWAVHGLRQRGLAQNLLARAEQHSACEFRFGGERYRFSYTELTGRHHWVYPQPLLVTDLVHAYVDVRGGDARFSVRDVELHDLDTACPSVSYTCPDTAERQVLTCDFVVGADGARGVSRAVLVPEQARIARHDYGIGWLALLAEAPPSSDCVLFGVHPNGFAGHMARSPEVTRYYLQCPPGDDPENWSHDRVWSELHQRLEGAGAPPLTEGRLIEKRVLDMHDYVVEPMTYGRLFLAGDSAHLVAPIAAKGMNLALHDAFLLGDALVAYLDGGDGDGLDEYSQACLRRVWDYQEFSQWLSEVYHGTAAGDPFRAGTTFARLRRLFTSPAAAAAFAEQYLGTAEHY from the coding sequence GTGACCACCAACTCCCCTTCCCCCCACCACACTCCCGTCGTCGTCGTGGGCGCGGGCCCCGCGGGTCTCACCGTCGGCAACATCCTGCGGGCCGCGTCCGTCGACTGCGTCGTACTGGAGACGGAGAGCCGTGAGTTCATCGAACGGCGGCCGCGCGCCGGAGTCATCGAGGAGTGGGCCGTCCACGGACTGCGGCAACGGGGCCTGGCGCAGAACCTGTTGGCGCGGGCCGAGCAGCACTCCGCGTGCGAGTTCCGCTTCGGCGGCGAGCGCTACCGCTTCTCCTACACCGAGCTGACAGGCCGTCACCACTGGGTGTATCCCCAGCCGTTGCTGGTGACGGATCTCGTCCACGCGTACGTCGACGTACGCGGCGGCGACGCCCGTTTCTCGGTGCGCGACGTCGAGCTGCACGACCTCGACACGGCCTGCCCCTCGGTGTCGTACACCTGCCCCGACACCGCTGAACGGCAGGTGCTGACCTGCGACTTCGTGGTCGGCGCCGACGGGGCGCGGGGGGTCAGCCGGGCCGTGCTGGTGCCGGAGCAGGCCCGGATCGCGCGGCACGACTACGGCATAGGCTGGCTGGCGCTGCTCGCCGAGGCGCCGCCGTCCTCCGACTGCGTCCTGTTCGGTGTCCATCCGAACGGGTTCGCCGGGCACATGGCCCGCAGTCCCGAGGTGACCCGGTACTACCTCCAGTGCCCGCCCGGCGACGACCCGGAGAACTGGTCCCACGACCGGGTCTGGTCCGAGCTGCACCAGCGGCTCGAAGGCGCGGGGGCCCCGCCGCTCACCGAGGGGCGGCTGATCGAGAAGCGCGTCCTCGACATGCACGACTACGTGGTCGAGCCGATGACGTACGGGCGGCTCTTCCTGGCCGGGGACTCGGCCCACCTCGTCGCGCCCATCGCCGCGAAGGGCATGAACCTCGCCCTGCACGACGCGTTCCTGCTGGGCGACGCGCTGGTCGCCTACCTCGACGGCGGTGACGGCGACGGCCTGGACGAGTACTCGCAGGCGTGTCTGCGCCGGGTGTGGGACTACCAGGAGTTCTCGCAGTGGCTGTCCGAGGTCTACCACGGGACCGCGGCCGGCGACCCGTTCCGCGCGGGCACGACGTTCGCCCGGCTGCGCCGTCTGTTCACGTCTCCCGCCGCCGCTGCCGCCTTCGCGGAGCAGTACCTGGGAACGGCCGAGCACTACTGA
- a CDS encoding ArsR/SmtB family transcription factor, with protein sequence MSARMHLSPAHHAHPRTPGEEQFALAAELLALLGDRTRLALLHALTAGEADVTTLTEGVGAARPAVSQHLARLRLAGLVSTRKEGRRVVYSLSDGHLRRLVDEALNVADHRLGDEPLHD encoded by the coding sequence ATGAGCGCACGCATGCACCTGTCACCTGCACACCATGCGCATCCGCGCACACCCGGCGAGGAGCAGTTCGCCCTCGCCGCCGAGCTTCTCGCCCTGCTCGGCGACCGCACCCGGCTCGCCCTGCTGCACGCGCTGACCGCCGGCGAGGCCGATGTGACGACGCTGACGGAGGGCGTCGGAGCGGCCCGGCCGGCGGTCAGCCAGCATCTGGCGCGGCTGCGGCTGGCCGGGCTCGTGAGCACCCGCAAGGAGGGCCGCCGGGTGGTCTACTCGCTCTCCGACGGCCATCTGCGCCGCCTGGTGGACGAGGCGCTGAACGTGGCGGACCACCGGCTCGGGGACGAGCCGCTGCACGACTGA
- a CDS encoding cation diffusion facilitator family transporter codes for MSERHDHEHGHRHDRGHHHDHAHEHPHHHSSPASPSPSSSPGLRHRVAHLLTPHSHESADKLDPALESSARGMRALWVSLAVLGVTAVAQAVVVALSGSVALLGDTVHNTADALTAVPLGIAFVLGRRAATRRFTYGYGRAEDLAGIAIVLTIAASAAFAGWTAVERLMNPRPVEQVGAVAVAALAGFAGNEWVARYRIRVGRSIGSAALVADGLHARTDGFTSLAVLLGAGGSALGWQLADPVVGLAITAAIALVLRDAAREVFRRVMDAVDPALVDRAEHALRKVEGVRAVGELRLRWIGHRLRAEVAVVVDGEATVRQAHAIAVAAEHALLHAVPRLTAALVHADPAPVPGEDDPHLALAHHSAA; via the coding sequence GTGAGCGAGCGGCACGACCACGAGCACGGACACCGGCACGACCGCGGGCACCATCACGACCACGCCCACGAGCACCCGCACCACCACTCCTCACCCGCCTCCCCTTCTCCCTCTTCCTCCCCGGGCCTGCGCCACCGAGTCGCCCACCTCCTCACCCCGCACTCGCACGAGAGTGCCGACAAACTGGACCCGGCACTGGAGTCCTCGGCCCGGGGCATGCGCGCGCTGTGGGTCTCGTTGGCGGTTCTGGGTGTGACGGCCGTCGCGCAGGCGGTCGTGGTCGCGCTGTCCGGGTCGGTGGCACTGCTCGGCGACACGGTGCACAACACGGCGGACGCACTGACGGCCGTACCCCTGGGCATCGCCTTCGTACTGGGCCGGCGGGCGGCCACCCGGCGCTTCACCTACGGCTACGGGCGGGCGGAGGACCTGGCGGGCATCGCGATCGTGCTGACGATCGCCGCGTCGGCGGCCTTCGCGGGGTGGACGGCGGTCGAGCGGCTGATGAACCCGCGCCCCGTCGAGCAGGTCGGCGCGGTCGCCGTGGCCGCGCTGGCCGGCTTCGCGGGCAACGAGTGGGTCGCGCGGTACCGCATCCGGGTCGGCCGCTCGATCGGCTCGGCGGCGCTGGTCGCGGACGGGCTGCACGCCCGCACGGACGGGTTCACCTCGCTGGCGGTGCTGCTGGGCGCGGGCGGCTCGGCGCTGGGGTGGCAACTCGCGGACCCGGTCGTGGGGTTGGCGATCACGGCGGCGATCGCGCTGGTGCTACGGGACGCGGCGCGTGAGGTGTTCCGCCGGGTGATGGACGCCGTCGACCCGGCGCTGGTCGACCGGGCCGAGCACGCGCTACGAAAGGTCGAAGGGGTCCGGGCGGTCGGCGAGTTGCGGCTGCGCTGGATCGGGCACCGGCTGCGGGCCGAGGTGGCGGTCGTCGTGGACGGCGAGGCGACGGTACGCCAGGCCCACGCGATCGCCGTGGCGGCCGAACACGCCCTGCTGCACGCCGTACCGCGACTGACGGCCGCGCTGGTCCACGCGGATCCGGCGCCGGTGCCGGGCGAGGACGACCCGCATCTGGCCCTCGCCCATCACTCGGCGGCCTGA
- a CDS encoding YbaK/EbsC family protein: MRAPIGHFDTATPAPDCLDELVGPVADAVRRWSGSVPADRFVHVDTDPQWADTAVFVEHYGRELLEQSANCVVVAGKRGGETTLAACVVLSTTRVDVNGVVRRQLGARKASFAAMDTAVGETGMEYGGITPIGLPADWPVLVDSAVVDLPYVLVGSGRRRGKLLVPGKAFAELPGAVVLEGLGVA; this comes from the coding sequence ATGCGCGCACCCATCGGACACTTCGACACCGCCACGCCCGCCCCCGACTGCCTCGACGAGCTGGTCGGCCCGGTCGCCGACGCCGTACGCCGCTGGAGCGGCAGCGTGCCCGCCGACCGGTTCGTCCACGTCGACACCGACCCGCAGTGGGCCGACACGGCCGTCTTCGTGGAGCACTACGGCCGGGAGCTGCTGGAGCAGTCCGCCAACTGTGTGGTGGTCGCCGGCAAGCGGGGTGGCGAGACGACCCTCGCCGCGTGCGTCGTGCTGTCCACCACCCGGGTCGACGTCAACGGGGTCGTGCGCCGTCAACTCGGCGCCCGTAAGGCCTCGTTCGCGGCGATGGACACGGCGGTGGGGGAGACCGGCATGGAGTACGGCGGCATCACGCCGATCGGACTCCCCGCCGACTGGCCGGTGTTGGTGGACTCCGCCGTCGTCGACCTGCCGTACGTCCTGGTGGGCAGCGGCCGTCGGCGCGGAAAGCTGCTGGTGCCGGGCAAGGCGTTCGCCGAACTGCCGGGCGCGGTGGTGCTGGAGGGGCTCGGTGTGGCCTGA
- a CDS encoding helix-turn-helix domain-containing protein encodes MSDLELLTQSLARNVKHWRAVRGFTLDVLAARAGVSRGMLIQIEQARTNPSIGTVVKIGDALGISVTTLLDYERGAKVRIVPADQAVRLWHTDAGSYNRLLAGTEAPGPLEMWDWLLMPGESSPSEPHPLGTVELVHVTAGELTLTVDGEEHRVPTGASASFEANVPHVYGNRGAVPMEMVMAVSVPPVQ; translated from the coding sequence GTGTCGGACCTCGAACTCCTGACCCAGTCCCTGGCGCGCAACGTCAAGCACTGGCGCGCGGTGCGCGGCTTCACCCTGGACGTGCTCGCCGCACGGGCCGGTGTCAGCCGCGGGATGCTCATCCAGATCGAACAGGCCCGCACCAATCCGAGCATCGGCACGGTCGTCAAGATCGGTGACGCGCTCGGCATCAGCGTCACCACCCTCCTCGACTACGAGCGAGGCGCGAAGGTGCGTATCGTCCCGGCCGATCAGGCGGTACGGCTGTGGCACACCGACGCCGGCAGCTACAACAGGCTGCTCGCCGGCACGGAGGCGCCCGGACCGCTGGAGATGTGGGACTGGCTGCTGATGCCGGGGGAGAGCAGCCCCTCCGAACCCCACCCCCTCGGCACCGTCGAGCTCGTCCATGTCACCGCGGGCGAACTCACGCTCACCGTGGACGGCGAGGAGCACCGCGTCCCGACCGGCGCGAGTGCTTCGTTCGAGGCCAACGTCCCGCACGTCTACGGCAACCGGGGCGCGGTCCCGATGGAGATGGTGATGGCCGTCTCGGTGCCGCCCGTGCAGTGA
- a CDS encoding DMT family transporter produces MTALFALATSLLWGLADFGGGLLTRRAPALTVVVVSQSIAAAVLGAIVVATGGWSEAGPRLWFAVAAGLVGPVALFSFYKALALGPMGVVSPLATLSVAVPVSVGLVLGERPGLVQVAGIAVGVIGVVLAGGPQLRGAPVQRQAVLLTLVAALGFGTVFVLITEASTTVTGLFLALFVQRVTNVATGGAALYLAVRRGAAALPEGGLARSSLPAYGFVGLADVAANGTYAVAAQHGPVTVAAVLASLYPVVTALAARGFLRERLRAVQAAGAGLALVGTLLLATG; encoded by the coding sequence GTGACAGCACTTTTCGCCCTGGCCACCAGCCTCCTGTGGGGCCTGGCCGATTTCGGCGGCGGGCTGCTGACGCGCCGGGCCCCGGCGCTCACCGTGGTCGTGGTCTCGCAGTCGATCGCGGCCGCCGTCCTCGGGGCGATCGTGGTCGCCACCGGGGGCTGGAGCGAGGCCGGTCCCCGCCTGTGGTTCGCGGTCGCGGCCGGGCTGGTGGGCCCGGTCGCCCTGTTCTCCTTCTACAAGGCGCTGGCGCTCGGGCCCATGGGAGTCGTCTCCCCCCTGGCCACCCTCAGCGTGGCCGTGCCGGTCTCCGTCGGGCTGGTCCTCGGCGAGCGGCCGGGACTCGTCCAGGTGGCGGGCATCGCGGTCGGGGTGATCGGGGTCGTCCTGGCGGGCGGCCCGCAGCTGAGGGGCGCCCCGGTGCAGCGGCAGGCCGTCCTGCTCACGCTGGTCGCGGCGCTCGGCTTCGGCACGGTGTTCGTCCTGATCACCGAGGCGTCCACGACCGTCACCGGACTGTTCCTCGCCCTGTTCGTGCAGCGCGTGACCAATGTGGCCACCGGCGGCGCGGCGCTGTACCTGGCCGTCCGGCGCGGCGCGGCCGCGCTTCCCGAGGGCGGTCTCGCCCGGTCCTCGCTGCCGGCGTACGGGTTCGTCGGGCTGGCCGACGTCGCCGCGAACGGGACCTACGCCGTCGCCGCCCAGCACGGCCCGGTCACGGTGGCCGCGGTGCTCGCCTCGCTCTACCCCGTGGTGACCGCCCTCGCCGCGCGCGGCTTCCTGCGGGAGCGGCTGCGCGCGGTCCAGGCGGCGGGCGCGGGCCTTGCCCTGGTGGGCACACTGCTGCTGGCGACCGGGTGA
- a CDS encoding acyltransferase, producing the protein MAAPRAEYGERVPKPWNTFSSWRRRLVQRAVHSGWAWVQRTGSVTAEHPGRFRFGSIGPATRLAFPLGTVFGEPWIHLGAHCIVGEQVTLTAGLMPDLDLGPDPILRLGDGVVLGRGSHVIADTTVTIGSDCYFGPYVYVTSTNHSYDDPHEPIGKQWPRMEPVEIGPGCWIGTGAVILPGARIGRNVVVAAGAVVRGTVPDHSVVAGAPAKVVRRWTPAEGWQPPLRTPAPVPIPDGVTSDQLVALSELDEETAAALARPEP; encoded by the coding sequence ATGGCCGCACCGCGCGCTGAGTACGGTGAGCGGGTGCCGAAGCCCTGGAACACGTTCTCGTCATGGCGGCGCCGACTGGTGCAGCGCGCCGTCCACTCGGGCTGGGCGTGGGTGCAGCGCACGGGCTCCGTCACGGCAGAGCACCCCGGACGTTTCCGCTTCGGCTCGATCGGCCCGGCCACCCGGCTCGCCTTCCCGCTCGGCACGGTCTTCGGGGAGCCCTGGATCCACCTCGGCGCGCACTGCATCGTCGGTGAACAGGTCACCCTGACCGCCGGTCTGATGCCCGACCTGGATCTCGGCCCCGACCCGATCCTGCGTCTCGGCGACGGCGTGGTGCTCGGCCGGGGCAGCCATGTCATCGCCGACACCACGGTCACCATCGGCAGCGACTGCTACTTCGGTCCGTATGTCTACGTCACGTCCACGAACCACTCCTACGACGATCCGCACGAGCCCATCGGCAAGCAGTGGCCCCGCATGGAGCCCGTGGAGATCGGCCCGGGGTGCTGGATCGGCACGGGGGCCGTGATCCTGCCGGGCGCGCGGATCGGACGGAACGTCGTCGTCGCGGCCGGTGCGGTGGTGCGCGGCACGGTGCCCGACCACAGCGTCGTCGCGGGGGCGCCCGCCAAGGTCGTACGGCGCTGGACGCCCGCCGAGGGCTGGCAGCCGCCGCTGCGCACCCCGGCGCCGGTGCCGATCCCGGACGGGGTCACCTCGGACCAGCTGGTCGCGCTGTCGGAACTGGACGAGGAGACGGCGGCCGCGTTGGCCCGGCCGGAACCCTAG
- a CDS encoding gamma carbonic anhydrase family protein encodes MTHKALIVGIGGREPKIDAEAFVAPTASVIGDVTLEAGASVWYGAVVRGDVERITVRASANIQDNVTLHADPGFPVTIGERVSVGHNAVVHGATVGDDCLIGMGATVLNGAVIGAGSLVAAQALVPQGMEVPPGSLVAGVPAKVRRELTEEERQGVTLNGTLYADLAKAHGKVHE; translated from the coding sequence ATGACGCACAAGGCGCTGATCGTGGGCATCGGCGGCAGGGAACCGAAGATCGACGCCGAGGCGTTCGTGGCGCCGACGGCCTCGGTGATCGGGGACGTGACGCTGGAGGCGGGCGCGAGCGTCTGGTACGGGGCCGTCGTGCGGGGCGACGTGGAGCGGATCACCGTCCGGGCGAGCGCCAACATCCAGGACAACGTGACGCTGCACGCCGACCCCGGCTTCCCCGTGACGATCGGCGAGCGGGTGTCCGTCGGCCACAACGCCGTGGTGCACGGGGCGACGGTCGGGGACGACTGCCTCATCGGGATGGGGGCGACCGTGCTCAACGGGGCGGTGATCGGGGCGGGTTCGCTGGTCGCCGCGCAGGCGCTCGTGCCCCAGGGGATGGAGGTCCCGCCGGGATCGCTGGTCGCGGGGGTACCGGCCAAGGTCAGGCGGGAGTTGACCGAGGAGGAGCGGCAGGGTGTGACCCTGAACGGCACGCTGTACGCGGACCTGGCCAAGGCCCACGGGAAGGTGCACGAGTAG
- a CDS encoding DedA family protein: MHVQEWLDTVPAAAVYALVGLVIGLESLGIPLPGEIVLVSAALLSSQHGGINPVVLGACATAGAVIGDSIGYAIGRKGGRPLLAWLGGKFPRHFGEGHIATAERSFEKWGMWAVFFGRFVALLRIFAGPLAGVLHMPYWKFLVANVLGGIVWAGGTTAVIYYVGVVAESWLKKFSYLGLVLAVLIGLTSMLILKRKAKKMQSASGEAEAETVPAAAE, translated from the coding sequence GTGCACGTGCAGGAATGGCTCGACACGGTGCCCGCGGCCGCCGTCTACGCCCTGGTCGGGCTGGTCATCGGACTCGAGAGCCTCGGCATCCCGCTGCCGGGTGAGATCGTCCTGGTCTCGGCCGCGCTGCTGTCGTCCCAGCACGGCGGTATCAACCCCGTCGTCCTCGGCGCGTGCGCCACCGCGGGCGCCGTGATCGGCGACTCCATCGGCTACGCCATCGGCCGCAAGGGCGGACGTCCACTGCTCGCCTGGCTCGGCGGGAAGTTCCCCAGGCACTTCGGCGAGGGGCATATCGCCACCGCCGAGCGGTCCTTCGAGAAGTGGGGCATGTGGGCCGTCTTCTTCGGCCGTTTCGTCGCCCTGCTGCGTATCTTCGCCGGCCCGCTCGCGGGCGTGCTGCACATGCCGTACTGGAAGTTCCTCGTCGCCAACGTCCTCGGCGGCATCGTCTGGGCGGGCGGCACGACGGCGGTCATCTACTACGTGGGTGTCGTGGCGGAGTCCTGGCTGAAGAAGTTCTCGTACCTGGGCCTGGTGCTCGCGGTGCTGATCGGCCTGACGTCGATGCTGATCCTCAAGCGCAAGGCGAAGAAGATGCAGAGCGCTTCAGGAGAGGCCGAAGCGGAGACCGTGCCCGCCGCCGCCGAGTAG